The DNA region TGTATGCCAGCTTAGGTATCATCCAGACTCTTACTATACCCACAACGGAACTCGATCGCATTACAGTCATTAACTCGTGCAACCAAGATGGATTCGCCTAACCTGACACCCCGAGCAGCAAACCACCCAAGGAGGATCCAACATTTCCCGTTATACGTCTTCCTCATAGGGCTGCGACCTTTGCTATCACTGCACATGGAGCCGATCATCCCATGGGCCGATAGGTGCCCGGTTTAGAGCTCGAAAACATTTCTCCCATGGGCCAGGTACAGCTGTATGAAACGACAACCAAAGTACACACTATCCCCTACTTATACGAGGAAAATGCCCTCAAAGTACTCCTGCAACTGCTCAAAGTCTTCCaactcaccaacccaacccacatATTGATCCGGTCTGACAGCCACAACGCACCCTTTCTCCTTATCAACTCCGTAATTCTTGTATGCATCGCCAAACCCTTCATGGTAACTCTCTTCATCGACAAAAACCTTGTTGTAGTCCCATCCGGTGTGTGGGTCGAAGGGATGCAGGATATCGGGGAAATCTCGCAGGAGCTCTGTCTCGGTCCTTTTGGCTGAGTGGATTGTCAACACCTCGATCACACTATCAATCTTAGCCCCCTCCGGAGTAGCCCTTCTCATAAAGCCGTTGGACGAGTTTAGCTTATCACAGAACACCTTAACTCGCTGCTTCTGTGCTGGATCCAGTATGTCCCCGGCAAACAACACAATGCGGAACCGTCCATCAGCCTTCAGCCTCTCTTGGAAATGCCATGGCCGAGCACACGCCTGGTTAAGGACTTTAAAACTGTTGAACCTCATCCCCACAGGCAGCCCTTTGGCCAGGCTCTGCTTCACCTCGAACTCCTCCACGGTAATTCTGCACACCCCTTCCAAATTCCGGCTTCTAACGCTCCTATCGCCCAGTTCGCCAGGGTCGCCGCTCTTGACGACCAAAGAACTTGGACCATAGTCAACACTCAATCCGCTGGCAAACAGGTTCCCTTTCAGGAACGCGTCCTTAAATTCAGCCATGCTCACGCCTTCTGCGTCCATAACATCCTTCGCCGGGCGCCCGCTGAACAAACGACTGAACTTGTGGTCGAACTCGATAAGGTCCTGAGCAACTCGGCGTCTCTCGGACTGATATGTGTCCAAAATCCTGGGATGACAAATCCCCTTGGCTATGAGCCCAACCTTCCACGCCAAGTTGAATGAGTCCTGCATAGAAACGTTCATGCCTTGTCCTGCTTTGGGGGAATGAGTGTGCACTGCATCGCCCGCAAGGAATACCTTATTGGAAGGGTGCGAAAAGGAGGGTGAGATACGTTGTCCGATCTGCAGTTGCCATGTTAACCAGGAGTGAATAGGGGTAAAAATGGGCTCAGGGGGAAATACCTGGTACGCGGTCCACCAGTCGCAATATTCATAGTCGATCTTATATGGCCTTAAAATCTTTTGCGCAGCGCCAAAGATGAGCTCCGGTGTGATCTTGGACCTGTCTGCCCTGCCGGATGCGTCCGGCGTGACCTCCTTGAGCTGAATGTACAATCTCACCAGCCGGTTCTCGCGAGGGATGACCATGAGACTCCCATCGTTGGCTGAGTGGATAGCACAGCGCATGCGAATGTCGGCTATCCATGTGTCAGCCATGTTCCCAAGTTGCGCCCCGAGGAAACTTACGAAAGTCAGTGAAAGGGATGATATCCATAACTCCCCAAATGAAGTCGGTTGCTTCGCCTTGTAGCTCGAACTCGGGACCAAGTGCCCGTCTGGTCCAGCTCCTAGCACCGTCACACCCAATGACGAATTTTGCATTGAtcacttcttcctccccaccctttGCATCTGTGATCTTGTCCTCGTAGTCATCCCCCACAAGGTTACTCCGAAAGAGCCCATCTGTCACATCACTCTTGCTGCCTGTCGTAGCTTGCGGCGGAGTagcttcctcttctgttAGCTTTCTCACCGTCACTTTaactctctcctccccaatctGCAAACTGGTTGGTAGGATCGCCCTCTCGACTTTGATGGCACCCCCAGAGTATTTCTGGATGTTGTCCAAAAAGAACCTCTCAATCCTGCCCTGTTGCAACACAATCTGTTGGAATCTGGACAGCCCCACAATCGTATCGGGGATTCTGTCGCTCCGTTGAATGATACCTGTCGCGTCAGGATTCCACATGCAGATTTCGATCATGTGGTTTGCTTCCTTCCATGCCCTGTCAGCAAAGCCAAGAGAGTCAAAGATTTCAAGAGAGCGGCATTGAAGACCGTCGGCCTGGCCCGAAAATATCTTTGTGGAACGCTTGTCTATGATCCGAACTGAAAGCGGAGAGGCAGAGGGGATAGCGGTGAGGTGAGCGAAAGATGCGGCAGCCATGAGCCCGGCAGGCCCGGCGCCAATGATGAGGCTAGAGTGTGCATTAGAATGGCAGGCATATACTTTGCTCTGGGCTCCAGTCACTTACACGTCGACATTCGTCTCCGGAATATCGGACTGAGAGAACATGGTGCCGTCACAAAAAGTACAGTGAAATATCAGGTAACAGGCTATGGTCAAACGAAGAGTTCATCAACGACAGGAACGGGGACCGCTCCGGTTTAAACCCCTTCATTTCTTCACCGTACCTTCAAGGTAGGTACTTGGGTGCAGctccaacccaccctcaAGGACATGATCAACATGACGAGGCATACAATCATAGGCCCTCATTGGTCATGTTTTTATGCTATTGGACTTGTCCCTGCACGTTGGTTGTGCTTTGGGTCGCTTTGGGTGCTGAAGAATTGCAACGACATGAAACTAACCCGGAAATGGACTAGATGCTTACTGACTTTGATGTGGACTGATGATGGACTTCAACAAGGCTGGAAATGGTTTTGGGAGTGAAGTGGAGGTTTACCTTCAAATCAATGTACTGAGCATGCTCCTCCAAAATAGCCCGGAAGGCTGTTTTTCGGACACCGAACAACCACCGACCAAGAAGGGTGGCTGAGGGATCTCGCCGTGGGGACAGGGGTACGCTAGGATCGCGGGGGTCTTAGAAAgactccaccgccaaccatCTTGATTATCACCAATGACTTCAGCGGACACGGGAGGCTTGCCCTGCCATGATTGTTCACATAAACGACAAAGAGTCGAGAACTGGCAGACAACAAATGACACGAAGAAGAAATTTACGACAAGGTAGGTACTTAAATTTCCCGAGCTGTCCATTACCTGGTATTACGAATAGTCCTCAAATTTATGTTCCACACGTCTAAATGGCGGAGAATGGCTGCGGCACGCTGC from Podospora pseudoanserina strain CBS 124.78 chromosome 1, whole genome shotgun sequence includes:
- a CDS encoding hypothetical protein (COG:C; COG:H; EggNog:ENOG503NWEM) gives rise to the protein MFSQSDIPETNVDVLIIGAGPAGLMAAASFAHLTAIPSASPLSVRIIDKRSTKIFSGQADGLQCRSLEIFDSLGFADRAWKEANHMIEICMWNPDATGIIQRSDRIPDTIVGLSRFQQIVLQQGRIERFFLDNIQKYSGGAIKVERAILPTSLQIGEERVKVTVRKLTEEEATPPQATTGSKSDVTDGLFRSNLVGDDYEDKITDAKGGEEEVINAKFVIGCDGARSWTRRALGPEFELQGEATDFIWGVMDIIPFTDFPDIRMRCAIHSANDGSLMVIPRENRLVRLYIQLKEVTPDASGRADRSKITPELIFGAAQKILRPYKIDYEYCDWWTAYQIGQRISPSFSHPSNKVFLAGDAVHTHSPKAGQGMNVSMQDSFNLAWKVGLIAKGICHPRILDTYQSERRRVAQDLIEFDHKFSRLFSGRPAKDVMDAEGVSMAEFKDAFLKGNLFASGLSVDYGPSSLVVKSGDPGELGDRSVRSRNLEGVCRITVEEFEVKQSLAKGLPVGMRFNSFKVLNQACARPWHFQERLKADGRFRIVLFAGDILDPAQKQRVKVFCDKLNSSNGFMRRATPEGAKIDSVIEVLTIHSAKRTETELLRDFPDILHPFDPHTGWDYNKVFVDEESYHEGFGDAYKNYGVDKEKGCVVAVRPDQYVGWVGELEDFEQLQEYFEGIFLV